A region from the Dendropsophus ebraccatus isolate aDenEbr1 chromosome 1, aDenEbr1.pat, whole genome shotgun sequence genome encodes:
- the LOC138795152 gene encoding beta-1,3-galactosyltransferase 2-like yields the protein MVILFITYNQKTQDKHFSVPQKSTTPLYTYLIEEDRKCTGGAPFLLLLISSIPEESHTRHVLRGTWANESLVHGVRIMRLFLLGRSKSNKKVIQESDQFHDIIMQNFTDSYYNLTAKTLMGMEWIGRFCPDVKYVMKIDTDMFFNPWFLVEKVLQPQRPPKTNFFTGLIVHNALPHRDKGSKWYISTKVYSGKYYPPYCSGTGYIFSGDLAKKIYLAAEGLHIFPFEDVFVGMCLQKLGVKIVELTQTWFIGESLPYDGCTYTKLITVHRFTPEKLSEVWPKFTAARETC from the coding sequence ATGGTTATATTATTCATTACATACAATCAGAAAACCCAAGACAAACACTTCTCGGTTCCTCAGAAGTCTACAACCCCATTATATACTTACCTCATAGAAGAAGACAGGAAATGTACGGGTGGTGCACCATTTTTACTCTTGCTTATCTCCTCCATTCCTGAAGAGTCCCACACCAGACACGTCTTGAGGGGCACTTGGGCCAACGAGTCTTTGGTCCACGGCGTCCGCATCATGAGGCTTTTCCTCTTGGGAAGGTCAAAGAGCAATAAAAAGGTGATCCAGGAGAGTGATCAGTTTCATGACATCATAATGCAGAACTTCACGGACTCTTACTACAACCTGACGGCCAAGACGTTAATGGGTATGGAGTGGATCGGTCGTTTCTGCCCGGATGTCAAGTACGTCATGAAGATCGACACTGATATGTTCTTTAACCCTTGGTTTTTGGTGGAGAAGGTGTTACAGCCTCAAAGACCACCCAAGACAAACTTTTTCACGGGGCTGATCGTTCATAATGCTCTACCGCATAGAGACAAGGGCAGTAAATGGTACATTTCCACCAAGGTCTACTCTGGAAAGTACTATCCACCCTACTGCTCCGGGACAGGGTATATCTTCTCTGGTGATCTGGCCAAGAAGATATACCTGGCGGCGGAAGGCTTACACATCTTCCCTTTTGAAGACGTTTTTGTTGGGATGTGTCTACAAAAGTTAGGAGTCAAAATCGTTGAGCTTACACAGACGTGGTTCATAGGAGAAAGTCTCCCTTATGACGGGTGTACGTACACAAAGCTCATAACAGTCCATCGCTTCACGCCAGAGAAGTTGTCGGAGGTATGGCCAAAATTTACGGCGGCTCGGGAGACTTGTTAG